The following coding sequences lie in one Strix aluco isolate bStrAlu1 chromosome 34, bStrAlu1.hap1, whole genome shotgun sequence genomic window:
- the LOC141917108 gene encoding olfactory receptor 14A16-like translates to MSNSSSITEFLLLPFTDTRELQLLHFWLFLGIYLAALLGNGLIITAIACDHHLHTPMYFFLLNLSLLDLGSISTTLPKAMDNSLWDNRDISYHGCATQLFFFYFCASAEYFLLTVMSYDRYVAICKPLHYGTILGSRACVHMAAAAWGTGFLYAVLHTANTFSLPLCQGNTLDQFFCEIPQILKLSCSDSYLREVGLIMVSVCLVFGCFVFIVVSYVQIFRAVLRIPSEQGRHKAFSTCLPHLAVVSLFVGTSFFSHLKPPSISYPSLNLVVSFLYSVVPPAMNPLIYSMKNQELKDALRKVICCFSAALDCQPLSANDFQYKS, encoded by the coding sequence atgtccaacagcagctccatcactgagttcctcctcctgccattcACAGACACAcgagagctgcagctcttgcacttctggctcttcctgggcatctacctggctgccctcctgggcaacggcctcatcatcaccgccatcgcctgtgaccaccacctgcacacccccatgtacttcttcctcctcaacctctccctccttgacctgggctccatctccaccactctccccaaagccatggacaattccctctgggacaacagggacatctcctacCATGGATGTGCTACCCAGCTCTTCTTCTTCTATTTCTGTGCTTCAGCAGagtattttcttctcactgtcaTGTCCtatgaccgctacgttgccatctgcaaacccctgcactacgggactatcctgggcagcagagcttgtgtccacatggcagcagctgcctggggcactgggtttctttACGCTGTGctgcacacggccaacacattttcactaccactctgccaaggcaacACCCTggaccagtttttctgtgaaatcccccagatcctcaagctctcctgctcagactcctacctcagggaagttgggcttatCATGGTTAGTGTCTGTTTagtttttggatgttttgttttcattgtggtgtcctatgtgcagatcttcagggccgtgctgaggatcccctctgagcagggacggcacaaagccttttccacgtgcctccctcacctagCTGTGGTCTCCCTGTTTGTTggcacttcatttttttcccacctgAAACCCCCCTCCATCTCCTACCCATCTCTGaacctggtggtgtcatttctgtactcagtggtaCCTCCAGCaatgaaccccctcatctacagcatgaagAATCAGGAGctcaaggatgccctgaggaaagtgatttgctgtttttcagcagcCTTAGACTGTCAGCCACTCTCTGCAAATGACTTCCAGTATAAATCATGA